From a single Fulvivirga ulvae genomic region:
- a CDS encoding penicillin-binding protein 1A — translation MDFKETLNKKSKGYRISVIALRVFLVCIILLFPIYIWSVSTDLFGLYGGMPSLKALENPENDLSSELISSDGVSLGRYFRFNRSQISYDDLSPDLINTLLLSEDHRFYDHSGMDFIAYLRVIKGILTFNYAGGGSTITQQLAKNLYTQDEELEGTIASWGRYPKRIVEKTKEWIISVYLERNFTKEEIIAMYLNTAEFGSNSYGIKTAAETFFNKSPAELNIQESAVLVGLLQAVTRFNPVRNPENSLSKRNEVLYKVHKHGYVIDTQEEYDSISALPIELDYDVANQNKGLATYFRTVIRRDLMDWCEENGYDLWEDGLKIYTTIDSRMQEYAELAVKEHMANLQKVFDEHWKGRNPWIDDRGREIPDFLEDRFKRTEHYRALVRKYGTGSDSIKIMMNKPKQMSVFTWGGEKDTLLSPLDSVAYYKKFLQAGLMSMDPHTGHIKAWVGGVDHKFFKYDHVKQGKRQPGSTFKPFVYGAAIEHGYPPCYKVRDVMVTFQVPGDPPTWSPPNSDGTYGTGEEMTIRQGMARSVNTITAYLMKEIKPENVVDFAKRVGVESPLDAVPALCLGVSDVSIYEMVGAYSTFANLGIYTKPYYITRIEDKNGNVIENFVPKTRQAISQQTAYKMLYMLKGGVEERGGTSVGIDMELRINNEVGGKTGTTNNASDGWYMGVTKDLVTGVWVGGDERSIHFRNWYLGQGAKTARPIWEKYMLQVYNDKELGYGKGSFQRPVGGVDVSLDCSRYGTTSDSDSTEVEDNPVWNEGDFR, via the coding sequence TCATCAGATGGTGTATCTCTGGGAAGGTATTTCAGATTTAACCGAAGCCAGATTTCATATGATGACCTTTCACCTGACCTCATAAACACATTATTACTTTCTGAAGATCATCGTTTCTATGACCATTCCGGAATGGATTTCATTGCTTATTTACGAGTAATAAAGGGAATACTTACGTTTAACTATGCCGGTGGGGGAAGTACGATTACACAACAACTTGCCAAAAATCTTTACACTCAGGATGAAGAACTCGAAGGTACAATAGCCTCATGGGGCAGGTATCCCAAACGTATTGTTGAAAAAACCAAAGAATGGATCATCTCGGTTTATCTTGAGCGTAATTTTACCAAGGAAGAAATTATTGCCATGTATCTTAACACCGCGGAATTTGGCAGCAACTCTTACGGAATAAAAACAGCCGCAGAAACCTTCTTTAATAAGAGCCCTGCAGAATTAAATATACAAGAGTCAGCGGTACTTGTCGGCCTGCTTCAAGCCGTAACTCGCTTTAACCCCGTAAGAAACCCGGAAAATTCCCTTAGTAAAAGAAATGAGGTGCTATACAAGGTGCATAAACATGGGTATGTAATTGACACTCAAGAAGAATATGATTCTATAAGTGCACTTCCCATAGAGTTGGATTATGATGTAGCCAACCAAAACAAGGGGTTAGCGACATACTTCCGAACAGTTATAAGGAGAGATCTCATGGATTGGTGCGAAGAAAATGGTTATGACCTTTGGGAAGATGGTTTGAAGATTTACACTACCATAGATAGCCGTATGCAGGAGTATGCCGAGCTGGCTGTTAAAGAGCACATGGCCAATCTTCAAAAAGTTTTTGATGAGCATTGGAAGGGAAGGAATCCATGGATAGATGATAGAGGCAGAGAAATTCCAGATTTTCTTGAAGACAGGTTCAAAAGAACCGAACACTACAGAGCGTTAGTAAGAAAATATGGCACAGGTTCCGATTCAATAAAAATAATGATGAATAAGCCCAAGCAAATGAGTGTATTTACCTGGGGGGGAGAAAAGGATACCTTACTCAGCCCACTCGATTCAGTAGCTTATTATAAAAAATTCTTACAGGCAGGGCTAATGTCGATGGATCCACATACCGGTCATATTAAAGCATGGGTCGGAGGTGTAGATCACAAATTCTTTAAGTATGACCATGTAAAACAAGGTAAAAGACAGCCAGGATCCACCTTCAAGCCTTTTGTATACGGAGCTGCCATAGAACACGGCTATCCTCCATGCTACAAAGTACGTGATGTCATGGTTACATTCCAGGTACCCGGTGACCCTCCAACATGGTCACCACCTAACTCAGATGGCACGTATGGTACGGGTGAGGAAATGACTATCCGACAGGGTATGGCCAGATCTGTCAATACTATTACCGCATATCTCATGAAGGAGATCAAACCTGAGAATGTGGTTGATTTTGCCAAAAGGGTCGGTGTTGAAAGCCCGTTGGATGCTGTTCCTGCATTATGTCTGGGTGTAAGTGATGTTTCCATTTATGAAATGGTTGGAGCGTATAGCACATTTGCCAACTTAGGCATATACACTAAGCCCTATTACATTACACGAATAGAAGATAAAAATGGCAATGTCATAGAAAACTTCGTCCCCAAAACGCGGCAAGCCATTAGCCAGCAAACGGCTTACAAAATGCTCTATATGCTCAAAGGTGGTGTGGAAGAAAGAGGGGGCACATCTGTAGGTATAGATATGGAACTTAGGATCAATAATGAAGTAGGTGGTAAAACAGGGACTACCAACAATGCCTCAGACGGCTGGTATATGGGTGTGACCAAGGATCTCGTAACTGGTGTATGGGTTGGTGGAGATGAACGAAGTATACATTTCAGAAACTGGTACTTAGGGCAAGGAGCCAAAACCGCCCGTCCTATATGGGAAAAGTACATGTTACAAGTATATAACGACAAGGAGTTGGGTTACGGAAAAGGTTCTTTCCAAAGACCCGTAGGGGGCGTAGATGTAAGTCTTGATTGTAGCAGATATGGCACCACTTCAGATTCAGATAGTACTGAAGTTGAAGATAACCCTGTCTGGAATGAAGGTGATTTTCGCTAA
- the gldN gene encoding type IX secretion system protein PorN/GldN, with product MIKFKKYILVVLVGILATPATYAQLSELDQYNPNSIEPIARYEHLFKRRVWRVIDLKEKQNKGFFARGGEITGFILDAIKSGELSDLYVNDSLTTKMSKDEFMGKLVYQEGLQIDAWQPGVEYYEGDQVKYNGIVYSAIFDEVTSVPSESPDDWEETPGVGDAILFLPRQISLLMLMEDVIFDKRRSRLYHKPQSLQLIIPGSETLDGVQLPLVVLKYKDLHKLFKEHPESAIWINRYNSAENKNFADAFDLRLFRASLFKFENPDDDPIVDMYKNRMEAVMASEWWEMQLMEKEHNLWEY from the coding sequence ATGATAAAGTTTAAGAAATATATCCTTGTTGTCTTAGTAGGAATTTTAGCAACACCCGCAACCTATGCTCAATTGAGTGAACTGGATCAATATAATCCCAATTCAATTGAACCTATTGCAAGATATGAGCACTTATTCAAAAGAAGGGTGTGGAGAGTTATCGATTTGAAGGAAAAGCAAAATAAGGGCTTTTTCGCAAGAGGAGGAGAAATTACAGGCTTTATCCTGGATGCGATCAAGTCTGGTGAGCTTTCTGACTTATATGTTAATGATTCTCTAACTACTAAAATGAGTAAGGATGAGTTCATGGGTAAACTTGTTTACCAGGAAGGTTTGCAAATTGATGCATGGCAGCCTGGCGTTGAGTACTATGAAGGAGATCAGGTTAAATATAACGGTATTGTCTACTCAGCCATATTTGATGAGGTAACATCTGTTCCGTCTGAATCTCCTGATGATTGGGAAGAGACACCCGGCGTAGGTGATGCCATACTTTTCTTACCTAGACAAATCAGTTTGCTTATGCTGATGGAGGATGTGATTTTTGACAAGCGAAGATCCAGACTTTATCATAAGCCACAGTCTTTGCAACTTATCATCCCTGGTTCAGAAACTCTTGATGGTGTGCAGCTACCACTGGTAGTTCTTAAGTATAAGGATTTGCACAAACTGTTTAAAGAGCACCCTGAGAGTGCGATCTGGATTAACAGATACAACAGCGCTGAAAATAAGAATTTCGCTGATGCATTCGATTTAAGGTTATTCAGAGCTTCTCTGTTTAAATTTGAGAATCCGGATGATGATCCTATAGTTGACATGTACAAAAACCGTATGGAGGCAGTTATGGCATCAGAATGGTGGGAGATGCAGCTAATGGAAAAAGAGCATAACCTTTGGGAATACTAA
- the uvrC gene encoding excinuclease ABC subunit UvrC — MQIPRHSVEERNSLPNSPGVYKFFNKDEELIYVGKAKSLKKRVASYFSKSHQLNRKTKKLISEIVSMEYTLANTEFDALLLENNLIKENQPKYNILLKDDKTYPYICIVNERLPRIISTRTFDPTYGEYFGPFSSVVAMKNVLDLLRKLYSIRTCKFNLSENNILEGKFKVCLEYHIGNCKGPCENLQTKEDYDSEIEQARNILKGNLSVVRSYFKQQMLTASENLEFELAQRFKEKIDLLDKFQTRSTIVNPKLSELDVFSIVSEKQSAFVNYLQIKNGAIILAKTVEIKKKLEESDEDVLSLISVELRDRHGSNNKEIISNIVLTLEEDVNNVIPKIGDKKKLLELSLKNALEYKKDRMKHSGKEKKNETLLQLKIDLKLQELPQQIECFDNSNLQGTNAVASMVCFKDGKPSKKDYRHFNIKTVEGPDDFASMKEIVYRRYKRLLSDNLPLPQLIVIDGGKGQLSSACDALKELRLYGKIPIVGIAKRLEEIYFPGDSIPIHISKKSRSLFLLQRIRDEAHRFAITFHRQKRSNASFNTELETIKGVGKKTTDRLLKEYKSTRKIKALSKEELIRFLGESKAELVYNYFHK; from the coding sequence ATGCAGATACCGCGACACTCGGTAGAGGAAAGAAATTCATTACCAAACTCACCTGGCGTATATAAGTTCTTCAATAAAGATGAGGAACTTATATACGTTGGGAAAGCAAAGAGTCTGAAAAAAAGGGTTGCCAGCTACTTCAGCAAATCCCATCAGCTCAATAGAAAAACAAAGAAGCTGATCTCCGAGATTGTGTCCATGGAATACACATTGGCCAATACCGAATTTGATGCGCTGCTTCTTGAAAATAATCTAATCAAAGAAAATCAGCCCAAATACAATATTCTGCTAAAGGATGATAAGACCTATCCCTATATCTGTATTGTAAATGAAAGGCTACCACGCATTATTTCAACCAGGACATTTGACCCTACATATGGTGAATATTTCGGCCCGTTTTCAAGTGTAGTAGCCATGAAAAACGTACTGGATCTTTTAAGAAAGCTGTATTCGATCAGAACATGTAAATTCAACCTGTCTGAAAACAACATATTAGAAGGTAAATTTAAGGTATGTCTGGAGTACCATATTGGAAATTGCAAAGGCCCATGCGAGAATCTTCAAACCAAAGAAGATTATGACAGTGAAATAGAACAGGCCCGGAACATTCTGAAGGGAAACCTTTCAGTGGTAAGAAGCTATTTCAAGCAACAGATGCTAACCGCCTCCGAAAACCTTGAGTTTGAACTGGCCCAACGATTTAAAGAAAAAATTGATTTGCTTGATAAATTCCAAACGAGATCAACAATAGTAAATCCAAAACTATCAGAGCTAGATGTATTCTCTATAGTCAGTGAAAAACAGTCCGCCTTTGTTAATTATCTTCAGATCAAAAATGGGGCTATAATTTTGGCCAAAACTGTTGAAATCAAAAAGAAACTGGAAGAATCTGACGAAGATGTACTTAGTTTGATATCCGTAGAGCTTCGTGATCGTCATGGCAGTAATAATAAGGAAATAATATCCAATATTGTCCTTACGTTAGAAGAGGATGTAAACAATGTAATACCCAAAATAGGGGATAAGAAAAAACTGCTGGAACTCTCTCTTAAAAATGCGCTTGAGTATAAGAAAGACAGAATGAAGCACTCAGGCAAAGAGAAAAAGAACGAGACACTTCTCCAACTAAAAATAGACTTGAAGCTTCAGGAATTACCGCAGCAAATAGAATGCTTTGATAATAGCAATTTGCAAGGAACAAATGCGGTTGCCTCAATGGTATGCTTCAAAGATGGGAAACCTTCAAAAAAAGATTACCGGCATTTTAACATTAAAACAGTCGAAGGGCCGGACGACTTTGCTTCTATGAAAGAGATTGTCTATAGACGATATAAGCGGCTCTTAAGCGATAATCTTCCCCTGCCCCAGCTCATAGTGATAGACGGAGGCAAAGGTCAGCTAAGCAGTGCCTGTGATGCTCTTAAGGAACTCAGGTTATACGGCAAGATACCAATCGTCGGTATTGCTAAGCGCCTGGAAGAAATATATTTCCCCGGTGATTCAATACCCATACACATTAGTAAAAAATCTCGGTCACTTTTTCTACTTCAAAGAATACGGGATGAGGCTCATAGATTTGCTATAACATTTCACCGACAAAAACGCAGCAACGCCAGCTTTAATACTGAGCTGGAAACAATTAAGGGTGTTGGCAAAAAAACGACCGACAGGCTTTTAAAAGAATACAAATCAACACGTAAAATCAAGGCCTTGTCTAAAGAGGAGCTTATCAGGTTCTTAGGAGAAAGCAAAGCAGAGCTTGTATACAATTACTTTCACAAATAA